The following proteins are encoded in a genomic region of Magnolia sinica isolate HGM2019 chromosome 1, MsV1, whole genome shotgun sequence:
- the LOC131236474 gene encoding F-box/LRR-repeat protein 25-like encodes MENKINILEKNFEEHGCDWISELRDSLLLHILSFLHMEDVLRTSFLSRRWRYVWTSITTMDFNFGPSHERILRPIEYGTTFIDKSTSLHTGVRYFRVHFDSLELDHYPPRVSSWIHFAVDHNVEELDLAFAGEGNTFVEVEDYDECKLTPFMFNCKSLRTLSLTYVALDPPTSTSFSSLKTLYLARIILSANKIKNLTSNCPLLEDIVVKDCSSAQNLDIFVENRQLHCLTVMDSDLYHFYDDHDYDDLYIAFGNGFDDMGYMTTKIEIYAPNLLSLKLIGNKPQREYRIKNLQSLVEASIDYEEELYNGCHECCEHNINSLKGLLEDL; translated from the coding sequence ATGGAGAATAAGATCAACATCCTAGAAAAGAATTTTGAAGAACATGGTTGTGATTGGATCAGTGAATTACGTGATTCATTGCTTCTTCACATCCTATCTTTCCTTCACATGGAGGATGTGCTTAGGACAAGCTTCTTGTCGAGAAGATGGAGATATGTATGGACATCCATCACTACGATGGATTTCAACTTCGGACCCTCTCATGAGAGGATCTTGAGACCTATCGAATACGGTACCACCTTTATCGATAAATCAACATCTCTTCATACTGGGGTTCGGTATTTTCGTGTCCATTTCGATTCTCTAGAACTAGACCACTATCCTCCGCGAGTTAGTTCATGGATCCATTTTGCAGTTGACCATAATGTGGAGGAACTTGATTTGGCCTTTGCTGGCGAAGGTAATACATTTGTAGAGGTTGAGGATTATGATGAATGTAAGTTGACTCCGTTTATGTTTAACTGTAAATCGTTAAGGACGCTATCATTGACATATGTTGCTCTCGACCCACCTACTTCCACGAGTTTTAGCTCTCTCAAAACTCTTTATCTCGCACGGATTATATTGTCTGCTAACAAGATAAAAAATTTGACTTCCAATTGTCCACTCTTGGAAGACATTGTTGTCAAAGACTGCAGCTCTGCACAGAATCTCGACATCTTTGTTGAAAATCGGCAGCTTCATTGCTTAACAGTTATGGACTCTGACCTTTATCATTTTTatgatgatcatgattatgatgaCCTTTACATTGCTTTTGGAAATGGTTTTGATGATATGGGATATATGACTACTAAGATTGAGATTTATGCCCCAAATCTGTTGTCCTTGAAATTAATTGGGAACAAGCCGCAGAGAGAGTATCGTATAAAGAACTTACAGTCTCTTGTCGAGGCCAGCATTGATTATGAGGAAGAACTTTATAATGGTTGCCATGAGTGCTGTGAACACAACATCAATTCATTGAAGGGACTTCTTGAAGATCTTTGA